Below is a genomic region from Raphanus sativus cultivar WK10039 chromosome 4, ASM80110v3, whole genome shotgun sequence.
tctgtttcttaaaCATGTTGAGACTCAATACAATGCCAAAGTCAAAGCCATTCGATCTGATAATGCACCTGAACTCGCTTTCACTGATATTGTTAAAAACTTGGGTATGATTCACTATTTCTCTTGTACATATACACCTCAGCAAAATTCAGTTGTGGAAAGAAAACATCAGCATCTTTTGAATGTTGCAAGAGCTTTACTCTTTCAATCTAATGTGCCTCTTGCTTATTGGAGTGACTGTATAATGACTGCTGTTTTTCTGATAAATAGGATGCCTTCTCCGCTCCTGAATAATAAATCTCCTCTTGAAAAAATGTTAGGTAAGCTTCCGATTATTCTTTACTTCGTTCATTTGGTTGCTTATGTTTTGCTTCTACAAATGCAAAAGATAGGAACAAGTTCAGTCCTCGTGCAATCCCTTGTGTTTTTCTTGGCTATCCATCCGGTTTTAAAGGGTACAAATTGTTAGACATTGAAAATCGCTCTGTTCTTATTTCTAGGAATGTTGTTTTCAAAGAGAaagtctttccttttaaaacGAGTGACTTGTTGTCTAGTTCTGTAGACATGTTTCCCAATACTATATTGCCTTTGCCTGCTCCTTTGCATTTTGTTGAGACAATGCCTAGTTCGTTCTCTGATAGTACTTCTTTACCTCCTGATTCTGTGTCACGTTCACACACTCATAACACGGTTGAACCTGTTCACGAGGTTACTGGTACTGATCTTTCTCATGTTTCTAGACCAAAACGAACGACTAAGGCTCCCACTTATTTGTCTCAGTATCATTGTTCTCTTGTTCCTTCCATAACTTCTTCTTCAGTTCGTCTTCCTCGTTCTTTTGATCCTCCTATTACTCCTCACTGCTTCCTTATCCCTTCTTCTTCATATAATTCTCCTTTGTTTCCTCCTTCTTTTAAAACTCCATATCCTATTTCTTCTGTACTTTCTTATGATCGTCTTACTCCCACTTTTCAGTCCTCTGTCATTGCTTATTCTATGGAAACAGAACCAAAGACTTTTAAACAGGCTATGACATCAGATAAATGGAAAGGGGCTGTGAATGTGGAACTTGTGGCTATGGAGCAAAAGGGTACTTGGGAGATTGTTGCGTTGCCAGAAGGGAAACATGCTGTAGGTTGTAAGTGGATTTTCACCATCAAATAtaatgctgatggtacagttGAGCGATACAAAGGACGCTTGGTGGCTCAGGGATTTACTCAGCAAGAGGGTATCaattacattgatacattttCTCCGGTTGCAAAGTTGACCAGTGTGAAGTTGATGCTCGGTTTAGCTGCTATCAAAGGGTGGAGTCTCACACAAATGGATGTTTCCAATGCTTTTTTGCATGGTGAGCTCGATGAGGAAATATACATGCGACTTCCTCCGGGTTATACTCCTCCAGCAGGTGTTGAGTTACCTCCTAATCCTGTCTGCCGTTTGAAGAAATCTTTATATGGTCTGAAACAGGCATCACGACAGTGGTATAAAAGATTATCTTCAGTTCTTTTGGGCGCCAACTATTTTCAGTCACCATCGGATAATACTCTGTTTGTGAAGAATACTGGTACTTCCTTCGTTGCAGTCCTTGTGTATGTTGACGACATCTTGATTGCAAGTGACAATGATGCAGCTGTTACAGAGTTGAAGACTCTTCTACATTCAGAGTTTAAGATCAAGGATCTTGGACCGGCTCGATTCTTTCTTGGTCTTGAGATTGCACGATCATCAGAGGGTATTTCTGTTTGTCAACGGAAGTATACACTCAACCTGTTGGAAGATACTGGACTTCTTGGATGCAAGCCAAGTTCCATACCGATGGATCCTTCTCTGCATCTTACAAAGGATCTTGGTTCTCTTCTTCCGAATCCCACTCTTTATCGAGAACTGATAGGTCGTCTCTTGTACCTTACTATAACTCGACCGGATATCACCTTTGCTGTACATCAACTCAGGCAGTTTCTTTCGGCTCCTACTGATGTACATTTACAAGCGGCTCACAAGGTTTTACGCTATCTCAAGAACAATCCTGGTCAAGGATTGATGTATTCAGCTTCTGCAGAGTTATGTCTCAACGCTTTTGCTGACGCTGACTGGGCTACTTGTAAAGAGACTCGTCGCTCCATCACTGGTTTCTGCGTTTATCTTGGCTCTTCCTTGATCTGCTGGAAGTCAAAGAAACAAGGTGTTGTGAGTAGAAGTAGTACAGAGGCTGAGTATAGAAGCCTTGCGATGGTGACTTGCGAGCTGATTTGGTTGCAACAGCTTCTTCGGGACTTCTGTGTACAAGTTACTGGACCTGCGAAGCTATATTGTGACAACAAATCGGCTCTCCATATTGCTACTAACCCGGTGTTTCACGAGAGGACGAAACATATCGAGATTGACTGTCACACAGTACGTGATCAGATCAAAGCTGGACGTCTCAAGACCTTTCACGTTACTACGGGCAATCAACTCGCGGATATCTTGACTAAACCCCTACATCCTGGTCCATTCTATTCTTTTCTTCAACGTCTGTCTTTATCAAGTCTTTATCATCGTTGTGTTTCACTGATAAAGACTTGAGGGGGGGGGGTATTAGTATAGAAATCCCGGTTTACTTATGTGATCATGTTTGGTTAAGTCTCCTTTAGCTTAACCGGActtctatatatatgtaaaccAGATGTACAATTGTAACTAACAAGAATAACAAACTCTTTTTACTCATCGTCTTCCTCAATGCGATCTTGAAGCTCAAACTCTCGTTCTTCTTATCTTTGACTCTGAGATTTAATAATATACAAACGTTTATAACCTGAAGCTTTGCAGGACTGgagtaaaccaaaaaaatattgctTTCGGTCAATCTTAAGACTAACAAAACTTGTTGACATTCACTGAATATTATAACTGTGAGTCGGATGGCCTCGAGTAATTCAGGATCTTCTACTTCTCTTCGACTATctctgttttaaaataataacagTCGCACAAGAGTCAACTCTCTGACTTGAATCAAAAGTAATGTTGAGTATCTTAAAAAAAAGACATACCTTTAGTAATGGCGATTTTTGTGTTTGCCAGAAGAATCGAGGTAAACATTAGCCTTGACAACATTCAGACTCAAGTTTTTTTAATGCATTCATCTGGAGAAACACATGTGATAAGAAAAGAATGGGGAGCGTGTGATTACGAACAACACGAAGAACAAAGACTCAGCAAAAATAAAGGGTTGGAAGAAGATTTCATTACAGTGTCAGGTAGAGCTCCGAGACGATCTCCAAACGTTACTTCGACAATGGTTGCATCTGGGTCAGAATCCTGGTCAATTATGACCACTGGTGTTGGAACTTTTTCCGAATCTTGCTTACCATtcttcaaaagaaaagaaaatattttaaaatattttatttttattgttggTACTACTATACTCTTCTTGTCTAATCCGATCATTTCATACCTTCACAGCAGTAGCGTTTGCTGCTCGAGGTTTCAACCCCGATAAGCTGACACATGAAAACAACACAATTTCaccaaaatacaaaaaagaCAGAGAAATAGAGTAAGCTCAAACAATGTGTGCCTAGAAAGCGAAACTGTGTTTTTTCTTATAGTATTTATGTCTTGTTTATGTGTTTTGGCACATACACGGTTTTTACAAGATATTTCTTAGAGTCTTTAGACATAGTTTCTTTgtttggtgagagagagagagttattaTTGAGAGCTATCTTGAACACCAttgttttctattctattttatgAAGCTTTTATTTACTATGATTTTGTTTTGCTTGGCTATGTCTCAGTAAACATCTTTGTTAGATTTATGATTCAAATAGGTtttgagggattagccccaaatatgagTACCTGAgtatgtgatattcatcttagaaaaTTGTGCTTAATATTTGTGTAAGAGTAGCTAACCTACACATGATAACAAAGATAAaatccttggatctatcttctctgagctAGGAATTTGCTGGAAACAAGCGACAGCTGATTTGGCAAACTCCTTAGCGAACTGTTGTCAGCCACACGCTTAAAGCTTATTAGTAGCGCATCGATCTATCTCCGATAGAGTAATCGATCGATAGACGCGAGACACTGTCGATCAACATCGGCAACAGCACATCGATCGACGCCCTAATCTATGATTCGCCAAAGGGAGTCACATCGGTTCTAGTAATAGATAGTCATAACGACAGTTAGGATATTGCATCGTTGAGTTCTTTAATATAATGCAAACATCTCACATAGACATTCATACTATtataatcctgataacctgaatagtaaTCCTAAGTCTAGCCTTAATCATACTTGTTAACCCCTAATCAATCAATTGAGTAATTGTCCTGCTCAAACCAGTTTTTAATTTACTtgttatttactgctttaaaatCTCCAACCTAGCTTAGTTACAATAAGATCTAGTGATTCCTTAGCTCcatgtggattcgatccctaaatactacaacttgacctcttttgatgagagtaaggCT
It encodes:
- the LOC130511166 gene encoding LOW QUALITY PROTEIN: ACT domain-containing protein ACR11-like (The sequence of the model RefSeq protein was modified relative to this genomic sequence to represent the inferred CDS: deleted 1 base in 1 codon; substituted 1 base at 1 genomic stop codon), whose product is MSKDSKKYLVKTVLSGLKPRAANATAVKNGKQDSEKVPTPVVIIDQDSDPDATIVEVTFGDRLGALPDTMNALKNLSLNVVKANVYLDSSGKHKNRHYXRDSRREVEDPELLEAIRLTVIIFSECQQVLVKDKKNESLSFKIALRKTMSKKSLLFLLVTIVHLVYIYIEVRLS